A portion of the Sebaldella sp. S0638 genome contains these proteins:
- a CDS encoding NADH-dependent flavin oxidoreductase: protein MKEKYKNLFIPITLKNGAEVRNRIVMAPMTTFSGNPDGTVSEQELKYYKRRAEGLGMLITACIGVSPGGIAFPGQFTVFAENADENLKRLSEIIRNKGTKAVLQIHHGGRMAVPALVPGGEVVSAGNIPSPRTPDVIPRELHEAEIDQIIDDFGKATKKAIDTGFDGVEIHGANTYLIQQFFSPHSNRRTDRWGGDINKRMLFPMKVIDKVKRVAEEYGKKDFIVGYRFSPEEIETPGIRIEDTLVLVEKLIGKDLDYIHISLQDVHAKPSMGSGYDKSMVEMIVEKVNGRVPVIAVGGIHTPDEALEVVGGGADMTALGRELIIEPDWVKKTEEDHEDEIAVRLNRSFKEKLAIPDDLFKQIENTDGWFPFEK, encoded by the coding sequence ATGAAAGAAAAGTATAAAAACTTATTTATTCCAATAACTTTAAAAAATGGTGCAGAGGTAAGAAACAGAATAGTAATGGCGCCAATGACGACATTTTCCGGGAATCCTGACGGAACAGTCTCTGAACAGGAGCTGAAGTATTATAAAAGAAGAGCAGAAGGACTGGGGATGCTTATAACTGCATGTATAGGAGTTTCACCGGGAGGAATTGCATTTCCGGGACAGTTTACAGTATTTGCGGAAAATGCTGATGAGAATTTAAAAAGATTATCAGAGATAATTAGAAATAAAGGAACAAAAGCAGTTTTGCAGATACATCACGGCGGAAGAATGGCGGTGCCGGCTTTAGTCCCCGGCGGAGAAGTAGTAAGTGCAGGAAATATTCCAAGTCCAAGGACTCCTGATGTAATTCCGAGAGAATTACATGAGGCTGAAATAGACCAGATTATAGATGATTTCGGGAAAGCAACTAAAAAAGCTATAGATACAGGTTTTGACGGAGTGGAGATACACGGGGCAAATACTTATCTGATACAGCAGTTTTTCTCGCCGCATTCAAACAGAAGAACTGACAGATGGGGCGGAGACATAAACAAGAGAATGCTTTTTCCTATGAAAGTAATAGATAAAGTAAAGAGAGTAGCCGAAGAGTACGGGAAAAAAGACTTTATCGTAGGATACAGATTTTCTCCGGAAGAAATAGAAACACCGGGAATAAGAATAGAAGACACTCTGGTTTTAGTGGAAAAACTTATAGGTAAAGATTTGGATTATATCCACATCTCGCTTCAGGATGTACATGCAAAGCCAAGTATGGGTTCAGGATATGACAAATCAATGGTAGAAATGATCGTTGAAAAAGTAAACGGCAGAGTACCGGTAATAGCTGTAGGAGGTATTCATACACCTGATGAGGCTTTGGAAGTAGTCGGCGGCGGTGCGGATATGACAGCACTGGGCAGAGAACTGATAATAGAGCCTGACTGGGTGAAAAAAACAGAGGAAGATCATGAAGATGAAATAGCTGTAAGGCTAAATCGCAGTTTTAAAGAAAAACTGGCGATACCTGATGATTTATTTAAGCAGATAGAAAATACAGACGGATGGTTTCCTTTTGAGAAATAA
- the pgmB gene encoding beta-phosphoglucomutase produces MKKGVIFDLDGVIVDTAPFHYLAWKETADKLGIQIDEEFNESLKGIDRYNSLQKILDFGNVVLEEDEKERLMKEKNDRYLKLLDGLNKDSILPGIEVFISDLKKSGYKLALASASKNAPLILKKTGLLEYFDNIAEPGSVRAKPFPDIFQKGAELLGLDTAECVGIEDSYAGLQAINDAGIYSIGIGDAKILSAADMNLKSTDFLTLELINNIV; encoded by the coding sequence ATGAAAAAAGGAGTAATATTTGATCTTGACGGAGTAATCGTAGATACGGCGCCGTTTCATTACCTTGCTTGGAAAGAAACAGCTGATAAACTGGGGATACAAATAGATGAGGAATTTAATGAAAGTCTGAAAGGGATAGACAGATATAATTCACTTCAAAAGATACTTGACTTTGGAAATGTAGTATTGGAAGAAGATGAAAAAGAAAGGCTGATGAAGGAAAAGAATGACAGATATCTGAAATTGCTGGACGGGCTGAATAAAGACAGCATTCTTCCGGGGATAGAGGTTTTTATATCAGATTTGAAAAAGAGCGGGTATAAACTGGCATTGGCATCAGCTTCAAAGAATGCACCCCTGATTCTGAAAAAAACGGGATTACTTGAATATTTTGATAATATTGCAGAACCCGGATCTGTGAGAGCAAAGCCGTTTCCTGATATTTTTCAGAAAGGGGCAGAGCTGCTCGGACTTGATACAGCTGAATGTGTGGGGATAGAAGATTCTTATGCAGGGCTTCAGGCTATTAATGATGCCGGCATTTATTCCATAGGAATAGGAGATGCGAAGATTTTATCTGCTGCGGATATGAATTTGAAATCTACAGATTTTCTGACTTTGGAATTAATAAATAATATTGTTTAA
- a CDS encoding glycoside hydrolase family 65 protein: MINKWRIEETKFSEKTSGKHEALMTLGNGYMGIRAGFEEDYAGQCRGFFIAGTYNKAGLNEVTELPNIADVTAFDIIIDNERFSLLMGKVHEYSFALDMKTGELKRELIWENSGNKRFKMIFRRYVSLENRHLVCSKISIEALDEGAEVKIKSGIDARQTNSGVQHFYEIEKRVYEDKFMQYIQRTTESSVDIYLNTFLKVKPDFNKSFTIERRKLLEEISGIIRKKEILEIEKISLVYTSLDKEFNAENTDIGLYSLEKIKELENSTYDELFQKSSQSWKDFWEKSEIKIKSSDEFDSLAVNFSLYHMQIMTPFHDNRFSIAAKGLTGEGYKGHVFWDTEIFMLPFFLYTNPKTARQLLEYRYINLDEAKKKAVSKNFRGALFPWESAFDGKEETPEFAAINIKTGKANRVWSAEKEIHIVADIAYAVIEYFHVSGDSEFMKSMGLEILAECGKFWVSKAETDPETGKYVIKDVIGPDEYTEHIDNNTYTNYMAEYTVSRTVELFEKLKSTDNGLYLKLSEKLGLDKELPLFKDFTQKIYLPKPDKNGIIPQDDTFLSKKIIDIGKYVESDSKQGILKDYTRDEVVDMQVLKQADLVMFLYLFKDKFNSEIIRKNWYYYESKTIHDSSLSMAIHAITALYFGEKDIAYKCFQKACLIDLGSNPNSSNDGIHAASLGAVWLACIKGFGGVSENNGVLSINPLLPDVWEELEFPLVFRGKGLRVKTCKEYTELTSKSDDILEVYINGKKYELKDYLKISY; this comes from the coding sequence ATGATAAATAAATGGAGAATAGAAGAAACAAAATTTTCTGAGAAAACATCAGGAAAGCACGAAGCATTAATGACTTTAGGGAACGGTTATATGGGAATAAGAGCGGGATTTGAAGAGGATTACGCGGGTCAGTGCCGGGGATTTTTTATAGCCGGTACTTATAATAAAGCCGGACTGAATGAAGTAACCGAACTTCCTAACATTGCTGATGTGACAGCATTCGATATTATTATTGATAATGAAAGATTCAGCCTTCTTATGGGTAAAGTGCATGAATACAGCTTTGCTCTTGATATGAAAACAGGTGAGCTGAAAAGGGAGCTTATCTGGGAAAATTCGGGAAATAAGAGATTCAAAATGATTTTCAGAAGATATGTATCTTTGGAAAACAGACATCTTGTGTGTTCAAAGATAAGCATAGAGGCTCTTGATGAAGGTGCAGAAGTGAAAATAAAAAGCGGTATAGATGCCAGACAGACAAATTCAGGTGTACAGCATTTTTATGAAATTGAAAAAAGAGTATATGAAGATAAATTCATGCAGTATATTCAAAGAACCACTGAAAGCAGCGTGGATATATATTTAAATACATTTCTGAAAGTGAAGCCTGATTTTAATAAGTCTTTTACCATAGAACGCCGTAAACTTCTGGAAGAAATATCAGGAATAATAAGAAAGAAAGAAATTTTGGAAATAGAGAAAATCTCTTTGGTTTATACTTCTCTTGATAAGGAATTCAACGCGGAAAATACCGATATAGGGTTGTATTCACTGGAAAAAATAAAAGAACTGGAAAATAGCACATATGATGAGTTATTTCAAAAGAGTTCTCAGAGTTGGAAGGATTTTTGGGAAAAAAGTGAAATTAAAATAAAAAGCAGTGATGAATTCGATAGTCTTGCAGTAAATTTTTCATTATATCATATGCAGATTATGACTCCGTTTCATGATAACAGGTTCAGCATAGCAGCGAAAGGTCTTACTGGTGAAGGCTACAAGGGACATGTCTTTTGGGATACTGAAATATTTATGCTTCCGTTTTTTCTTTATACTAATCCGAAAACAGCAAGACAGCTTTTGGAATACAGATATATCAATCTTGATGAAGCTAAGAAAAAAGCAGTTTCAAAAAATTTCAGAGGTGCTTTATTCCCTTGGGAAAGCGCTTTTGACGGAAAAGAAGAAACTCCGGAATTCGCAGCAATAAATATAAAAACCGGAAAAGCAAACAGAGTGTGGTCTGCTGAAAAAGAGATACATATAGTGGCAGATATAGCTTATGCAGTGATAGAGTATTTTCATGTAAGCGGAGACAGTGAATTCATGAAAAGTATGGGGCTGGAAATACTTGCTGAATGCGGGAAATTCTGGGTAAGCAAGGCTGAAACAGATCCGGAAACAGGTAAATATGTGATTAAGGATGTAATAGGGCCTGACGAATATACAGAGCATATTGATAATAATACATATACTAATTATATGGCAGAATACACTGTTTCCAGAACAGTTGAATTATTTGAAAAACTTAAAAGTACAGATAATGGCTTATATTTAAAATTATCAGAAAAATTAGGACTTGATAAAGAATTGCCGTTATTTAAAGATTTTACACAAAAAATTTATCTTCCGAAGCCTGATAAAAATGGAATTATTCCGCAAGATGACACTTTTCTTTCAAAAAAAATAATAGATATCGGCAAATATGTGGAGAGTGACTCGAAACAAGGGATTTTGAAAGATTATACACGTGATGAGGTCGTGGATATGCAGGTATTGAAACAGGCAGATCTTGTGATGTTTCTGTACTTGTTTAAGGATAAATTCAACAGTGAAATAATCAGAAAAAACTGGTATTATTATGAAAGCAAAACAATTCATGATTCATCACTAAGTATGGCAATTCATGCAATAACAGCTTTATATTTCGGAGAAAAAGATATCGCTTATAAATGTTTTCAGAAAGCCTGCCTTATAGACCTTGGTTCGAATCCAAACTCTTCAAATGACGGAATACACGCCGCATCTCTCGGAGCTGTATGGCTTGCATGCATAAAGGGATTTGGCGGGGTAAGTGAAAATAACGGAGTTCTCAGCATAAATCCTCTGCTGCCTGATGTCTGGGAAGAACTGGAATTTCCTCTGGTATTCAGGGGGAAAGGACTGCGGGTAAAGACATGTAAAGAATATACAGAGTTAACTTCTAAAAGTGATGATATTTTAGAGGTGTATATTAATGGCAAAAAATATGAATTAAAGGACTATCTGAAAATTTCATATTAA
- a CDS encoding Gfo/Idh/MocA family protein encodes MSKLKVGIIGAGQIAETVHIANYQKYPEELEITAIVDTVPEKARAAAEKYNIPHYFSTAKEMFETLKLDIVSICTPNKFHYENVVLALENNCNVFCEKPPGIKADEALGMLNLSKEKGRVLAYNFHHRHSQDVEYMKKAIESGQLGDIYYGRIKALRRRGIPGWGVFTNKELQGGGPLIDLGVHMLDVALYLAGFPKIKSVSAFSYTKIGNKKNKGTLGEWNPEKFQVEDFLTGYIKFENGGVLNLETSFALNIKEKTTIMNVELFGTEGGMNLSEMEIYTEVNGELADIKKAVTADENKQEKSVRDFINACQGDKNSLITNAEEGYEIQKLVEALYTSAETGQVIEL; translated from the coding sequence ATGTCTAAATTAAAAGTAGGAATAATAGGGGCGGGTCAGATAGCTGAAACAGTTCATATAGCAAATTATCAGAAATATCCCGAAGAATTGGAAATAACAGCAATTGTGGATACTGTTCCTGAAAAAGCCCGTGCAGCAGCAGAAAAGTATAATATACCTCATTATTTTTCCACTGCAAAAGAGATGTTTGAGACTTTGAAGCTGGATATTGTAAGTATATGTACACCAAATAAATTTCATTATGAAAATGTAGTGCTGGCACTGGAAAATAACTGTAATGTATTTTGTGAAAAACCGCCGGGGATAAAGGCAGATGAAGCATTGGGAATGCTGAATCTGTCAAAGGAAAAGGGCAGAGTTCTTGCTTATAATTTTCATCACAGACATTCTCAGGATGTGGAATATATGAAAAAAGCAATAGAATCAGGGCAGCTTGGAGATATTTATTACGGGAGGATAAAAGCCCTCAGAAGAAGGGGGATTCCCGGATGGGGCGTTTTTACAAATAAGGAATTGCAAGGCGGCGGACCGCTTATCGACCTTGGTGTTCATATGCTGGATGTGGCGTTATATCTCGCAGGATTTCCTAAAATAAAGTCTGTTTCTGCTTTTTCGTATACTAAAATAGGAAATAAAAAAAATAAAGGGACTTTAGGGGAATGGAATCCTGAAAAGTTTCAGGTGGAAGACTTTCTCACAGGATATATAAAATTTGAAAATGGAGGGGTTTTAAATCTGGAAACTTCGTTTGCACTGAATATAAAAGAGAAAACTACTATAATGAATGTAGAGTTATTCGGTACCGAAGGCGGAATGAATCTCTCGGAAATGGAAATTTATACAGAGGTTAACGGTGAACTGGCAGATATCAAAAAAGCAGTTACAGCAGATGAAAATAAACAGGAAAAAAGTGTAAGGGACTTTATTAATGCATGTCAGGGAGATAAAAACTCTCTTATTACAAATGCCGAAGAAGGCTATGAGATACAGAAACTGGTAGAAGCACTGTATACTTCAGCTGAAACAGGACAAGTGATAGAGTTATGA
- a CDS encoding sugar phosphate isomerase/epimerase has protein sequence MLKICTQDQAFLPRGLKERFKKVKEMGFYGYEIDGSLLLNNLDEVKEAVKETGLPVVSACGGYRGWIGDFIEERRLNGIEDIQKILEALQEIGGKGIVVPAAWGMFTFRLPPMQSPRSEVGDRKAILDSLEILDKKAGETNTTVFLEPLNRYQDHMINTLAAARSIIEEGKFQNVKIIADAYHMNIDEDNMFQSLIDNKDLVKHVHIAENHRFQPGTGSMDFKKLFKTLKDINYDGYVVYECRIRGENPEKEYQKSLEYLKSCE, from the coding sequence ATGTTAAAGATTTGTACACAGGATCAGGCTTTTTTACCAAGAGGCCTGAAAGAGAGATTCAAAAAAGTAAAGGAAATGGGATTTTACGGATATGAGATAGACGGTTCATTACTGCTTAATAATCTTGACGAAGTAAAAGAAGCTGTCAAGGAAACAGGACTTCCCGTAGTGAGCGCGTGCGGAGGATACAGAGGCTGGATAGGTGACTTTATAGAAGAGAGAAGATTAAACGGGATAGAAGATATACAGAAGATACTGGAAGCTTTGCAGGAAATAGGCGGAAAAGGGATAGTAGTACCTGCTGCATGGGGAATGTTTACTTTCAGACTGCCGCCGATGCAGTCACCAAGAAGTGAAGTCGGTGACAGAAAAGCTATACTGGATTCACTTGAAATATTGGATAAAAAAGCAGGAGAAACTAATACTACAGTATTTCTCGAACCACTTAACAGATATCAGGATCATATGATAAATACTCTTGCTGCGGCAAGAAGTATAATAGAAGAAGGAAAATTTCAGAATGTAAAAATAATAGCAGATGCTTATCATATGAATATAGATGAGGATAATATGTTCCAGTCGCTTATAGATAACAAAGACCTTGTAAAACATGTACATATTGCTGAAAATCACAGATTTCAGCCCGGTACAGGAAGCATGGATTTCAAAAAATTGTTTAAAACTCTGAAAGATATAAATTATGACGGATATGTAGTGTATGAGTGCAGAATAAGAGGAGAGAATCCTGAAAAAGAATATCAAAAATCACTGGAATATCTGAAAAGCTGCGAATAG
- a CDS encoding zinc-binding alcohol dehydrogenase, translating into MKALIATAPRKAELLDYEDRETADNEVKVKVEFASPKHGTEVVDFRGLSPFIDEDYDPEWQIFKKRGESEARGVVFGEFNLGNMFVGKITEKGKNVTEFEIGDTVCSYGPIRETQIVNAVDNYKLRKLPEGVSWKNAVCYDPAQFAMSGFRDANVRAGDYVVIIGLGAIGQILVQLAKKAGARIVIGVDPIKIRRDIAAKHGADYCYDPTTCDVGLEIKKVTDKMGADSIIETSGSMQALQSSLKGLAYGGTISYVAFAKPFPEGLNFGREAHFNNAKIVFSRASNEPNRDYPRWDRKRIEETCWDLLMRNYIECEDIIDPVVNFADSAEAYEKYVDQHPDLSIKMGIIVGGK; encoded by the coding sequence ATGAAAGCATTAATTGCTACAGCACCCAGAAAGGCTGAATTACTGGATTATGAAGACAGAGAAACAGCAGACAACGAAGTAAAGGTAAAAGTGGAATTCGCTTCGCCGAAACATGGTACAGAAGTGGTGGATTTCAGAGGACTTAGTCCTTTTATAGATGAAGACTATGATCCTGAATGGCAGATTTTCAAAAAAAGAGGTGAAAGTGAAGCAAGAGGTGTGGTTTTTGGAGAATTTAACCTTGGTAATATGTTTGTGGGAAAAATTACTGAAAAAGGAAAAAATGTTACAGAATTCGAGATAGGAGATACTGTATGTTCATATGGTCCCATAAGGGAGACACAGATAGTAAATGCAGTGGATAATTATAAATTAAGAAAACTTCCAGAAGGTGTTTCATGGAAAAATGCAGTGTGCTATGATCCTGCACAGTTTGCTATGAGCGGATTCAGGGATGCTAACGTAAGAGCAGGAGATTATGTAGTAATAATCGGTCTTGGCGCAATAGGGCAGATTCTGGTACAGCTTGCCAAAAAAGCCGGGGCAAGAATAGTAATAGGTGTAGACCCTATAAAAATAAGAAGAGATATAGCGGCTAAACATGGTGCAGATTATTGTTATGATCCTACGACATGTGATGTAGGTCTTGAAATAAAAAAAGTTACGGATAAAATGGGAGCAGACTCTATAATAGAAACAAGCGGAAGTATGCAGGCTCTTCAGTCATCGCTGAAAGGACTGGCTTACGGAGGAACAATATCATATGTGGCATTTGCAAAACCATTTCCTGAAGGGCTGAACTTCGGGCGGGAAGCACATTTTAACAATGCGAAAATAGTGTTTTCAAGAGCTTCAAATGAACCAAACCGTGATTACCCAAGATGGGACAGAAAAAGAATAGAAGAAACATGCTGGGATCTGTTAATGAGAAATTATATTGAATGTGAAGATATAATAGACCCTGTGGTGAACTTTGCGGACTCGGCAGAAGCATATGAAAAATATGTGGATCAGCATCCTGATTTAAGCATAAAAATGGGAATAATAGTAGGAGGAAAATAA